One genomic window of Cellulophaga sp. Hel_I_12 includes the following:
- a CDS encoding TlpA disulfide reductase family protein, with product MKKVIFGIFAIGLLFSCTSNPDGFSINATVQGDLDNGTKVYLKRINEVNQPVDVDTTTVENGKFSFTGKADSLDLQYIFIDNVNGNIPVIIEKGTIDISFQKDSILFAKIEGTDQNDMFAKFLNQSKIFSKRYTSMGQDFEKARASGDLAGQDAIQEELLEFREEAKKFELDFAKENPNALISAMLLERFQQTQELPENEINEIYEAFTPEVKNTAAAKRIKAFMDKNKATAIGSKAPEFSAPTPTGEQLALKDALGKYTIIDFWAGWCKPCRAENPNLVRIYDKYKESGLKILGVSLDKTREEWTDAITADGLEWNQVSNVQYFDEIAKLYNVNAIPAMFILDENGVIIAKDLRGEALENKIAELLGSTM from the coding sequence ATGAAAAAAGTAATATTTGGAATTTTTGCCATTGGTTTATTATTCTCTTGTACTAGTAATCCAGACGGATTTTCTATAAATGCAACCGTTCAAGGTGATTTAGATAATGGAACAAAAGTATATTTAAAAAGAATAAACGAAGTAAATCAGCCTGTTGATGTGGATACCACAACGGTTGAAAATGGAAAATTTAGCTTTACAGGAAAAGCAGACTCTTTAGACTTACAGTATATATTCATTGACAATGTAAATGGTAATATCCCTGTAATCATAGAAAAAGGAACTATCGATATTAGCTTTCAAAAAGACAGTATTTTATTTGCTAAAATTGAAGGTACTGACCAGAATGATATGTTTGCTAAATTCTTAAATCAAAGTAAAATCTTTTCAAAACGATATACTTCAATGGGTCAAGATTTTGAAAAAGCTCGTGCTAGTGGTGATTTAGCTGGCCAAGATGCAATTCAAGAGGAGTTATTAGAATTTAGGGAAGAGGCCAAAAAATTTGAACTAGATTTTGCCAAAGAAAATCCTAATGCTTTAATTTCTGCAATGTTGTTAGAGCGTTTTCAACAAACACAAGAGCTTCCTGAAAATGAAATCAATGAAATATATGAAGCATTTACACCAGAGGTAAAAAATACAGCTGCAGCAAAAAGAATTAAAGCTTTTATGGACAAGAATAAAGCAACGGCTATTGGCTCAAAGGCTCCAGAATTTTCAGCGCCTACACCCACTGGGGAACAATTGGCATTAAAAGATGCTTTAGGAAAGTATACAATTATTGATTTTTGGGCTGGATGGTGCAAACCTTGTAGAGCAGAAAATCCTAATTTAGTTCGCATTTATGATAAATATAAAGAAAGTGGATTAAAAATTCTTGGAGTTTCATTAGATAAAACAAGAGAAGAATGGACAGATGCAATTACCGCTGACGGTTTAGAATGGAACCAAGTTTCTAATGTTCAGTATTTTGATGAAATTGCAAAATTATACAATGTAAATGCCATTCCTGCAATGTTTATCTTAGATGAAAACGGCGTGATAATAGCTAAAGATTTAAGAGGAGAAGCACTTGAAAATAAAATTGCTGAATTACTGGGAAGCACCATGTAA
- the aroC gene encoding chorismate synthase: MAGNTYGTLFKLSTFGESHGIAIGGVIDGCPAGITLDFETIQNELDRRKPGQSAIVTQRKESDRVEFYSGIFEGKTTGTSIGFAIHNTNQKSKDYTHIKDSYRPSHADYVYDQKYGFRDYRGGGRSSARETASRVVAGAIAKQVLSSFKINAYVSQVGDLKLDKNYKDIDFSLIESNPVRCPDLKMAAKMETYIKEIKKQGDTIGGVISCVIQNVPVGLGEPVFDKLHAELGKAMLSINAVKGFEYGSGFEGVTMKGSAHNDQYNKDGTTKTNYSGGIQGGISNGMDIYFKVAFKPVATIIQAYTTIDKDGNEVKTQGKGRHDPCVVPRAVPIVEAMAAMVLLDFTLRNNAVTL; encoded by the coding sequence ATGGCAGGAAACACCTACGGTACACTATTTAAACTCTCTACATTTGGAGAATCACACGGAATCGCCATTGGAGGTGTTATCGACGGTTGTCCAGCAGGAATAACTTTAGATTTTGAGACCATTCAAAATGAACTAGATCGCAGAAAACCAGGACAATCAGCCATTGTTACCCAACGTAAAGAATCGGATAGGGTAGAATTTTATTCCGGGATTTTTGAGGGTAAAACCACAGGAACTTCCATCGGTTTTGCGATTCATAATACCAATCAAAAATCGAAAGATTACACACATATCAAGGATTCTTACCGACCGTCGCATGCCGATTACGTATATGATCAAAAATACGGGTTTAGAGATTACCGAGGGGGAGGACGCAGTTCTGCCCGAGAAACAGCCAGTAGAGTAGTAGCCGGTGCTATTGCAAAGCAAGTTTTGAGTAGTTTTAAAATTAATGCCTACGTTTCGCAAGTTGGCGATTTAAAACTTGATAAAAATTATAAAGACATTGATTTCTCTTTAATCGAAAGCAATCCTGTTCGTTGTCCTGATTTAAAAATGGCAGCTAAAATGGAAACCTACATTAAAGAAATAAAAAAACAAGGCGATACAATTGGTGGTGTGATTAGCTGTGTTATTCAGAATGTACCCGTAGGTTTAGGCGAACCTGTTTTTGACAAATTACATGCCGAATTAGGAAAAGCCATGCTTTCCATCAATGCCGTAAAAGGATTTGAATATGGTAGTGGTTTTGAGGGTGTTACCATGAAGGGCAGCGCGCACAACGATCAGTACAATAAAGACGGAACAACCAAAACTAATTATAGTGGAGGTATTCAAGGTGGAATCTCTAATGGTATGGATATTTATTTTAAGGTAGCCTTTAAACCGGTTGCTACAATAATTCAGGCCTATACCACGATCGATAAAGATGGAAACGAGGTAAAAACGCAAGGAAAAGGGCGACATGATCCCTGCGTAGTGCCAAGAGCCGTGCCCATTGTGGAAGCTATGGCAGCCATGGTTTTGTTAGATTTTACATTACGCAATAATGCGGTAACATTATAA
- a CDS encoding ACP phosphodiesterase: MNFLAHIFLSFNDDEVSLGNFFADSIPGNKYTHLPERVQKGIKLHRHIDTFTDAHPTVRLSTKKLHQNYSHYSGIIVDIFYDHFLAKNWNQYSEVPLADFVANFYALLKANYAILPEATKHMMPYMIQENWIVNYANLEGIERVLNGMNRRTKNKSKMNFAILDLNEHYQEFEKEFTSFFRELIDFSKQTYHSL, from the coding sequence ATGAATTTTTTGGCGCATATTTTTTTATCCTTTAATGATGATGAAGTTTCCCTTGGTAATTTTTTTGCCGATAGTATTCCAGGAAATAAGTATACACATTTGCCGGAAAGAGTACAAAAAGGAATAAAATTACACCGTCATATAGATACGTTTACAGATGCGCACCCAACAGTACGCCTAAGCACCAAAAAATTACATCAAAATTACAGTCATTATAGCGGAATTATTGTTGATATTTTTTACGATCATTTTTTAGCTAAGAATTGGAACCAGTATTCAGAGGTTCCTTTAGCTGATTTTGTAGCTAATTTTTATGCGTTATTAAAAGCTAATTATGCTATTCTTCCTGAGGCAACAAAACACATGATGCCCTATATGATCCAAGAGAATTGGATTGTAAATTATGCCAATTTAGAAGGTATTGAACGCGTTTTAAATGGAATGAATAGACGAACAAAAAATAAATCTAAAATGAATTTTGCTATCTTAGATTTAAACGAACATTATCAAGAGTTCGAAAAAGAATTCACCTCTTTTTTTAGAGAGTTAATCGATTTTTCAAAACAAACATATCATTCACTTTAA
- a CDS encoding rhomboid family intramembrane serine protease, which yields MFDEMHFATLGIIALNILVSLKGFNDITFFDRYKFQVNAIAAGQKERMFTSGFLHVDFSHLFFNMFTLFFFAPVVIEWLNSIQFLLIYVVSLAAGSLLSMVFHKNEPYYSAVGASGAVTGILYAAILLEPQMRLGFMFIPIPVPAYVFGIGYLLYSIYGMKSRLGNIGHTAHFGGAIGGYVTTLIFFPSLLQTDLLMVALLALPIVVLFVLQKAGKLN from the coding sequence ATGTTTGATGAAATGCATTTTGCCACTTTGGGGATTATTGCCCTAAACATTTTAGTATCCCTTAAGGGTTTTAATGATATAACTTTTTTTGATCGTTATAAATTTCAAGTAAATGCCATAGCTGCAGGTCAAAAAGAACGAATGTTTACTTCTGGGTTTCTACATGTAGATTTCTCCCATTTATTTTTTAACATGTTTACGCTGTTCTTTTTTGCTCCGGTCGTCATTGAATGGCTAAATTCAATACAATTTTTACTTATTTATGTGGTTAGTTTGGCAGCTGGCAGCCTTCTGAGCATGGTTTTTCATAAAAACGAGCCCTATTATAGCGCTGTAGGTGCTAGTGGCGCTGTTACCGGTATTTTATATGCCGCCATTTTACTGGAGCCACAAATGCGTTTAGGGTTTATGTTTATTCCAATTCCTGTGCCGGCTTATGTTTTTGGTATTGGTTATTTGCTGTATTCTATATATGGTATGAAAAGTAGATTAGGTAATATTGGGCATACTGCTCACTTTGGTGGGGCTATTGGCGGATATGTTACAACCCTTATTTTCTTTCCGAGTCTACTGCAAACCGATCTTTTGATGGTCGCTTTGTTGGCCCTCCCTATCGTTGTGCTGTTCGTACTCCAAAAAGCCGGAAAATTAAATTAA
- a CDS encoding FAD-binding and (Fe-S)-binding domain-containing protein, which yields MKTVSLEKLKESLTGELKLDTLSKALYATDASVYRKTPLAVAFPKDTADIKKIILFAKEHKIGIIPRTAGTSLAGQCVGEGIVVDVSKHFTNIISFDESKMQITLQPGVIRDELNQYLAAYGLFFGPNTSTANRCMMGGMVGNNSSGTTSIQYGVTRDKVVHLKTILANGDEAEFKSLTSQEFTSKLTEHTFEASLYKNIHNELSNKAIQENIISEFPKPEIHRRNTGYAIDELLKSDLFGGNSNTINLCELLSGSEGTLAFTTEITLQLDKIPPTLSAMVVTHYHSLEDCLADVVPVMGHNLHTCEMMDKVILDCTKNNRSQLPNRYFIAGDPAAVLMLEVKADTPESLAKQLENLLKTIEKSGLSYSNPILRDRDINKAAELRKAGLGLLGNIVGDKKAVACIEDTAVALEDLKDFIGEFSQIMKRYEQNAVYYAHAGAGEIHLRPILNLKKNEDVKLFRAITTDVAKLTKKYKGSFSGEHGDGIVRAEFIPLMIGAENYDLLKRIKSYFDPQNIFNPGKIVDAYPMDESLRYEIDRKEPEINTLFDFSDSEGILKAAEKCNGSGDCRKTHHSAGGMCPSYHATKNEKDTTRGRANALREFLTRSESPNKFDNKELKEVFDLCLSCKACASECPSNVDVATLKAEFLYQYQEANGYSLRNKLFAYNTKLNKLGSAVSGLTNAVYGSSFFAGFLKNASGVAKERSLPKVYRFNFDKHLQEFKNKQVASKLKVALYIDEFTHYLDVDLGKDAIEVLTKLGYDVELFYAESGRTYISKGFLKQAKKIALKNMTSLKAFADKGIPVVGLEPSAVLTFRDEYKRFSVDSETSNAIGLNSFIIEEFLAAELQKGAISCELFTTEVRKIKIHGHCHQKALSNQKVTFDVLNLPKNYEVTIISSGCCGMAGSFGYEQEHYELSMQIGELKLFPAVRKSSEDTIIAANGTSCRHQIYDGTKRIAKHPITILKEALV from the coding sequence TTGAAAACGGTATCCTTAGAAAAATTAAAAGAAAGTTTGACTGGTGAGTTAAAGCTAGATACGCTGTCCAAGGCACTCTATGCCACTGATGCATCCGTATATAGAAAAACACCCCTCGCGGTTGCGTTTCCAAAAGATACAGCAGATATAAAAAAAATAATCTTGTTTGCCAAAGAACATAAAATAGGGATAATTCCAAGAACCGCAGGAACTTCTTTAGCAGGGCAATGTGTAGGCGAAGGTATTGTTGTCGATGTGTCTAAACATTTTACAAATATTATTTCTTTTGATGAAAGCAAAATGCAAATTACGCTGCAACCCGGTGTCATCCGTGATGAATTAAATCAGTATTTAGCAGCTTATGGCTTATTTTTTGGCCCGAACACATCAACAGCCAATCGTTGTATGATGGGTGGAATGGTGGGTAATAATTCTTCGGGAACTACTTCTATTCAATATGGTGTTACCCGTGATAAAGTAGTACATCTAAAAACCATTTTGGCAAATGGAGACGAAGCTGAATTTAAATCGCTCACCAGTCAAGAGTTTACATCCAAACTAACGGAGCACACTTTTGAAGCCTCTTTATATAAAAATATTCACAACGAATTATCGAATAAAGCAATTCAGGAAAACATTATATCCGAATTTCCTAAACCCGAAATACACCGAAGAAATACGGGCTATGCCATCGATGAACTTTTAAAAAGTGATCTTTTCGGAGGAAATTCAAATACTATTAATTTATGCGAATTACTAAGTGGAAGCGAAGGAACTTTAGCTTTTACCACAGAAATCACTTTACAATTAGATAAAATACCACCTACATTGTCCGCGATGGTCGTAACACACTATCACAGCTTGGAAGATTGTTTGGCAGATGTTGTTCCTGTCATGGGGCACAATTTACATACCTGCGAAATGATGGATAAGGTAATCCTTGATTGCACTAAAAATAATAGATCTCAATTGCCCAATCGTTATTTTATTGCAGGCGATCCGGCTGCAGTTTTAATGCTTGAGGTAAAGGCTGATACTCCTGAATCTTTAGCAAAACAACTAGAAAACCTTTTAAAAACTATTGAAAAATCAGGCTTAAGCTATTCGAATCCTATTTTACGGGATAGGGATATTAACAAAGCGGCAGAATTAAGAAAAGCCGGATTAGGACTTTTAGGAAATATTGTTGGCGATAAAAAAGCAGTAGCTTGTATTGAGGATACCGCTGTCGCTTTAGAAGATTTAAAAGATTTTATTGGAGAATTTTCTCAAATCATGAAGCGCTACGAGCAGAATGCGGTGTATTATGCTCATGCTGGCGCTGGAGAAATTCACTTACGACCTATATTGAATCTTAAAAAAAATGAGGATGTAAAATTGTTCAGAGCCATAACCACTGACGTGGCGAAACTGACCAAAAAATACAAAGGATCATTTAGCGGGGAACACGGTGATGGCATCGTAAGGGCCGAATTTATTCCATTAATGATTGGGGCGGAAAATTACGACTTATTAAAAAGAATTAAGTCTTACTTCGATCCCCAAAATATATTTAATCCTGGTAAAATAGTTGACGCCTATCCCATGGATGAATCCCTACGTTATGAAATTGATCGAAAAGAGCCAGAAATAAATACCTTGTTCGATTTTTCGGACAGTGAAGGGATTCTGAAAGCGGCTGAAAAGTGCAATGGAAGTGGCGATTGTAGAAAAACACACCATAGTGCTGGCGGTATGTGCCCCAGTTATCACGCCACCAAAAACGAAAAAGATACCACTAGAGGGAGGGCTAATGCCTTACGCGAATTCTTAACGAGGTCTGAATCACCCAACAAATTTGACAATAAGGAACTAAAAGAAGTATTCGATTTGTGCCTAAGCTGCAAAGCATGCGCCAGCGAATGCCCAAGTAATGTTGATGTAGCGACGCTTAAAGCGGAATTTTTATACCAATATCAAGAAGCAAATGGCTACTCGTTGCGAAATAAATTGTTTGCGTATAACACCAAATTAAATAAATTAGGTAGTGCTGTCTCAGGACTAACCAATGCGGTATATGGTAGCAGTTTTTTTGCGGGATTCCTTAAGAATGCTTCTGGAGTAGCCAAAGAAAGAAGTTTACCGAAAGTATATCGTTTTAATTTTGATAAGCATCTTCAAGAATTTAAAAATAAGCAGGTGGCTTCTAAATTGAAAGTAGCTTTATATATTGATGAATTCACCCATTACTTAGATGTTGATTTAGGGAAAGATGCCATTGAAGTTTTAACTAAATTAGGCTATGATGTAGAATTATTTTATGCTGAAAGTGGTCGTACCTATATTTCAAAAGGCTTTTTAAAACAAGCCAAGAAAATTGCGCTAAAAAATATGACTTCATTGAAAGCTTTTGCCGATAAAGGAATTCCCGTAGTAGGACTAGAGCCATCAGCAGTTTTAACCTTTAGAGACGAATACAAACGTTTTTCTGTAGATTCTGAAACTTCTAATGCCATTGGACTGAACAGCTTTATTATCGAAGAATTTTTAGCAGCCGAACTACAAAAAGGAGCCATAAGTTGCGAATTATTTACCACAGAAGTCCGTAAAATAAAAATTCACGGACATTGCCATCAAAAAGCACTTTCGAATCAAAAAGTAACTTTTGATGTTTTAAACCTTCCAAAAAATTATGAAGTCACCATTATTAGCTCTGGTTGTTGCGGAATGGCAGGTTCATTTGGATATGAGCAAGAGCATTATGAATTGAGTATGCAGATAGGAGAATTAAAGTTATTCCCAGCAGTTCGCAAATCATCCGAAGACACCATAATCGCAGCGAATGGGACCAGTTGCCGTCATCAAATTTACGACGGAACTAAGCGCATCGCAAAACATCCAATTACTATTCTAAAAGAAGCTTTAGTTTAA
- a CDS encoding lysophospholipid acyltransferase family protein, with protein sequence MQLLVFVLAYPLIWIISILPFKLVYALSDFIFFIVYTVLGYRKKIVYANLSLVFPEKSSKELKEIQRIFYGHLCDTFLEMIKTMNISKEDIKNRYHITNLEVLHELEKTKSILIVCSHYANWEWNVSINNYVKSEGYAIYQKIKNKYFDHWVKSTRARFNTTLITQEETVRTVVKNHKDKVPSIYGMVSDQSPQAHRAPYWTEFMGIKVPVFSGPETMARKMDLAVVFLKVSKVKRGYYEAAFIPITTAGKSTAEHEITDTFLRLTEQQIRENPPYYLWTHRRWKHRNKADTQ encoded by the coding sequence ATGCAGTTACTTGTATTTGTTTTAGCGTATCCCTTAATTTGGATAATTTCTATACTTCCTTTTAAGCTAGTTTATGCACTATCAGACTTTATTTTTTTTATCGTTTATACGGTATTAGGCTATCGAAAAAAAATAGTGTATGCTAATTTATCCCTAGTGTTTCCCGAAAAATCTTCAAAAGAATTAAAAGAAATACAACGCATCTTTTACGGTCATTTATGTGATACGTTTCTGGAAATGATTAAGACCATGAATATATCCAAAGAGGATATTAAAAATCGCTACCATATTACAAATTTAGAAGTACTTCACGAGCTTGAGAAAACAAAAAGTATTTTAATAGTTTGTTCTCATTATGCGAATTGGGAGTGGAATGTGAGCATTAACAATTATGTAAAATCAGAGGGTTATGCCATTTATCAAAAGATTAAAAATAAGTACTTTGATCATTGGGTAAAAAGTACAAGGGCACGCTTTAATACCACGCTTATCACCCAAGAAGAAACAGTAAGAACTGTAGTTAAGAATCATAAAGACAAAGTACCATCAATATATGGTATGGTTAGTGACCAGTCACCACAAGCCCATAGAGCGCCATATTGGACAGAGTTTATGGGAATTAAAGTACCCGTTTTTAGTGGTCCTGAAACTATGGCTCGAAAAATGGATTTAGCAGTGGTATTTCTTAAAGTTTCTAAAGTAAAAAGAGGTTATTACGAAGCAGCGTTTATCCCGATTACCACAGCTGGAAAAAGTACGGCTGAACACGAAATAACAGATACATTTTTGCGATTAACAGAACAACAAATTCGTGAAAATCCACCTTATTATTTATGGACTCATAGACGGTGGAAGCACAGAAATAAAGCTGACACCCAATAA
- the ggt gene encoding gamma-glutamyltransferase — protein MKKYIYFLVVLLSFIQCKNQAPTPTPTGLVTDKAMVVSAREEASKIGADIMAKGGNAFDAMIGTQLALAVAYPRAGNIGGGGFMVYRKNNGEVGSLDFREKAPLSAYRDMYLDAEGNVIPNMSTLGATSVGVPGAIAGIIAVHKKLGKLPLKAIFEPVIALAENGVTVTEKQAEILKGYREIFMKVNGDSTKFATVYNAGDVIKYPALAKTLKIIQEQGHDGFYKGEIAQKLAAFIQKNGGFVTEEDLAKYQAVWREPVLFNYKDLNIISMAPPSSGGVTMNQIFKMIEPYDLATLGHNSEKTIQVLTESFRRAYADRNYYLGDPDFVEIPSEQILNDTYLTERMSDFSFEQATSSDAVSHGKVEILESMETTHYSIIDAEGNAVSVTTTLNGNFGSKLYSDELGFFLNNEMDDFSAKAGVPNMFGLIGAEANSIQPEKRMLSSMTPTIVEKDGKLWMVVGTPGGSTIITAVAETILNTYEFGLSMQDAVNAPRFHHQWLPDVLIFEPNGLSPELITSLKAKGYQINEEDNTIIGKVDAILVLPNGQLEGGADRRGDDAAVGY, from the coding sequence ATGAAAAAATACATTTATTTCCTTGTCGTACTTTTGAGCTTTATCCAGTGTAAAAATCAAGCTCCAACACCAACACCAACTGGTTTAGTTACAGATAAGGCCATGGTGGTTTCTGCACGAGAAGAAGCGTCTAAAATAGGTGCTGATATTATGGCGAAAGGCGGCAATGCTTTTGATGCCATGATTGGAACGCAGTTAGCCTTGGCTGTTGCTTACCCTAGAGCAGGGAATATTGGCGGTGGTGGTTTTATGGTATATCGAAAAAATAATGGAGAAGTTGGTTCTTTAGATTTTAGAGAAAAAGCACCATTGTCTGCCTATCGTGACATGTATTTAGATGCTGAAGGAAATGTTATTCCTAATATGAGTACGCTTGGAGCTACTTCGGTGGGTGTTCCTGGTGCTATTGCTGGGATTATAGCAGTGCATAAAAAATTAGGAAAATTGCCCCTAAAGGCTATTTTTGAACCTGTTATTGCACTGGCTGAGAACGGAGTTACAGTCACTGAAAAACAAGCTGAAATACTCAAAGGATATCGCGAAATATTTATGAAAGTGAATGGTGATAGCACTAAATTCGCTACGGTGTACAATGCAGGCGATGTCATAAAATACCCAGCATTGGCAAAAACATTAAAAATAATTCAGGAGCAAGGGCACGATGGCTTCTATAAAGGAGAAATTGCTCAAAAATTGGCGGCCTTTATTCAAAAAAATGGAGGATTTGTAACTGAGGAAGATTTAGCAAAATACCAAGCTGTATGGCGTGAACCTGTACTGTTTAACTATAAAGATTTAAATATAATATCTATGGCGCCTCCAAGTAGCGGTGGTGTGACTATGAATCAGATTTTTAAAATGATTGAGCCTTATGATCTAGCTACCCTTGGACATAATTCAGAAAAAACAATTCAGGTATTAACGGAATCCTTTAGACGTGCTTATGCCGATCGAAATTACTATTTAGGAGATCCCGATTTTGTTGAAATACCTTCAGAGCAAATTTTGAATGATACCTATTTAACAGAACGTATGTCCGATTTCTCTTTTGAACAGGCTACAAGCTCTGATGCTGTTTCCCATGGTAAGGTAGAGATTTTGGAAAGTATGGAAACTACCCACTACTCTATTATTGATGCCGAGGGTAATGCTGTTTCTGTAACAACTACTTTAAATGGTAATTTTGGGTCTAAATTGTATTCTGATGAATTAGGTTTCTTTTTAAATAATGAAATGGACGATTTCAGTGCTAAAGCAGGAGTGCCTAATATGTTTGGCTTAATTGGCGCAGAAGCAAATAGTATTCAACCAGAGAAAAGAATGTTGAGTAGCATGACACCTACTATTGTTGAAAAAGACGGAAAATTATGGATGGTTGTGGGCACCCCAGGAGGTTCAACGATCATTACTGCTGTAGCAGAAACGATATTGAATACGTATGAATTTGGTTTAAGCATGCAAGATGCGGTAAATGCTCCTAGATTTCACCACCAATGGTTACCAGATGTTCTTATTTTTGAACCCAATGGCTTATCTCCTGAACTAATTACTAGTTTAAAAGCTAAAGGATATCAAATTAATGAAGAAGACAATACTATAATTGGGAAAGTCGATGCTATTTTGGTTTTGCCAAATGGCCAATTAGAAGGTGGTGCAGATAGGCGTGGTGACGATGCGGCTGTAGGGTATTGA
- the glmM gene encoding phosphoglucosamine mutase has protein sequence MTLIKSISGIRGTIGGKPGDNLTPIDAVKFAAAYGIWLKGYTKSNKKLKVVIGRDARLSGEMIQNLVVSTLVGLGIDVIDLDLSTTPTVEIAVPLEKADGGIILTASHNPKQWNALKLLNEKGEFLNAEEGALILEIAEKEDFDFSEVDDLGEITKNDSYIDIHIDEVLDLPLVDADTIRAAKFKVVVDGVNSTGGIAIPKLLKELGVEVVELYCDPTGHFPHNPEPLKEHLGDICALVLKEKADFGIVVDPDVDRLAFISNDGEMFGEEYTLVACADYVLGKTKGNTVSNLSSSRALRDITEKHGGTYEAAAVGEVNVVTKMKAINAIIGGEGNGGIIYPESHFGRDSLVGTALFLMLMAEKGGTVAELRASYPSYFMSKKKIELTPGLNVDAILETMAKNYKDEEISTIDGVKIDFAENWVHLRKSNTEPIIRIYTEAKSQLEADSLADKIIREIKQIAGLK, from the coding sequence ATGACACTGATCAAATCAATTTCAGGAATACGGGGTACTATTGGAGGAAAACCAGGCGATAATTTAACACCAATTGATGCCGTGAAATTTGCGGCTGCTTATGGTATATGGCTTAAAGGGTATACAAAAAGTAACAAAAAACTAAAAGTAGTAATTGGAAGAGATGCGCGTTTGTCCGGAGAAATGATTCAGAATTTAGTGGTTTCTACTTTAGTAGGTTTAGGGATTGACGTTATTGATCTAGACCTATCCACTACACCAACCGTTGAAATTGCGGTGCCTTTAGAAAAGGCAGATGGTGGCATTATATTAACTGCTAGTCATAATCCTAAACAGTGGAATGCCTTAAAACTTTTAAATGAAAAAGGGGAGTTTTTAAATGCTGAAGAAGGCGCTTTAATTCTTGAAATAGCTGAAAAAGAAGATTTTGACTTTTCAGAAGTAGACGATTTAGGAGAAATTACCAAAAACGATTCTTATATCGATATTCATATTGACGAAGTGCTCGACTTGCCTTTAGTTGATGCCGATACCATCCGAGCGGCAAAGTTTAAAGTGGTGGTAGATGGTGTTAATTCTACCGGAGGAATCGCAATTCCTAAATTATTAAAAGAATTAGGGGTTGAAGTGGTGGAATTGTATTGTGACCCAACTGGTCATTTTCCTCATAACCCAGAACCTTTAAAAGAACATTTAGGTGATATTTGTGCCTTGGTTTTAAAAGAAAAAGCAGATTTTGGAATTGTAGTAGATCCTGATGTAGATCGTTTGGCTTTTATAAGTAACGATGGTGAAATGTTTGGCGAAGAGTATACCTTGGTGGCTTGTGCGGATTATGTTTTAGGAAAAACGAAAGGAAATACCGTATCGAACTTATCATCTTCAAGAGCACTTCGAGATATTACGGAGAAACACGGCGGAACCTACGAAGCTGCGGCCGTTGGTGAAGTAAATGTCGTTACGAAAATGAAGGCAATAAATGCAATTATTGGGGGTGAAGGCAACGGAGGCATTATTTATCCAGAAAGTCATTTTGGTCGTGATTCTTTGGTTGGCACGGCTTTATTTTTAATGTTGATGGCTGAAAAAGGGGGGACTGTAGCAGAATTAAGAGCTAGTTATCCGTCTTATTTTATGAGTAAAAAGAAAATAGAATTAACGCCAGGTTTAAACGTAGATGCTATTTTAGAAACTATGGCAAAGAACTATAAAGATGAAGAAATTTCGACCATCGATGGGGTCAAGATCGATTTTGCTGAAAATTGGGTACACCTGCGTAAATCAAATACAGAACCAATTATCAGAATTTATACCGAAGCGAAATCACAACTTGAGGCCGATAGTTTAGCCGATAAGATTATTAGAGAAATTAAACAAATTGCAGGTTTGAAATAG